CAACAAATTTAAAGCACAGTCAAAATAGTTCACCCATATCCCAATGCAATTACAACAAGCATTACCCGAACTGCTCACTAAAATAGCAGATGATGAGCTGATCATTGGTCACCGTAATTCAGAATGGACTGGTTTGGGACCCGTAATGGAAGAAGATATCGCATTCTCTTCTATGGCACAGGACAAAATAGGACATGCGTGGGCACTCTATCGCATCCTGCAGGAACATTTTGGAGGAGGAGACCCGGACCACTTTGCATTTATGAGACAAGCCGGCGAATATAAATGCTGTCATTTTGTGGAGCTGCCCATCGGATCCTATGAGTTCAGCCTGATGCGGCATTTCCTGTTCGATCATGCCGAAACAGTCCGTTACCAGTCTTTTGCTCAAAGTAGTTTTGTTCCCTTACAACAGTTGGCCGGTAAGATAAAAGGCGAATTAAAATATCATACACTGCACGCAGACGCATGGATATTACAATTGTGCACAGCCGGAGAAGACAGTCGTCAGCGAATGCAACATGCACTGGATCAATGCTTCCAGCTGGCAGGAGGCATATTTGAACCCGGCGCGGGAGAGGCACTGCTAATAGCTGAAAAAGTGTACCCGGGAGAGGAGGCATTGTGTGAGCAATGGCTGAAAAATATTTCACACGTTATAGAAAAAGCAGGGCTGCGTTTGCCTCAAATGACCACTCCGGTTTATGGGGGGCGTACAGGGCAGCATACCCAGCATCTGCAACAATTATTAAACGAAATGGGAGAAGTATTCCGGCTGGATCCGGAAGCTACCTGGTAGAAAAAACAAGGCTATGCAAACAATTACCACATTACAGGCTGTCTACAATGCTCTGGAACATGTTATGGACCCTGAAATTCCCGTATTAAATGTACTCGAACTGGGTATGATCACTGATGTAAAGATTGACCTGGAGGGAGTGCATATTAAAATGATCCCAACATTTTCTGCCTGCCCCGCTATTGACCTTATCCGGGAAAACATTACCAATACTGTGGAAAGAGAGCTGCAGATGCCGGCTATCGTCACGGTAGACAAAGAGGTGAACTGGAACAGTAACCGACTGTCAGAAGAAGCAAAAGAGAAACTGCGGAACTATGGGATCGCTGCTCCTGTAAGACATGAAGGGGATGTAAGCCTTGACCTGCTTGAGAAGGCGAACTGCCCACATTGTGGCAGTGAGAGCACCTATCTGCGTTCCCCTTTTGGCTCCGCCCTTTGCAGAGCGCTCCATGTTTGCCGCCAGTGTGGGATGATGTTTGAGCAGTTCAAGCCGCTCTAATAAGGATACATATATATATGTCCTTATTATTCACTACTTTCACGCTCAAAAAACAGGGCATGAAGATAGGCTTGTATTTTGGGTCTTTTAATCCCATACATACCGGGCATCTGATTATTGCGAATTATGTGGCATACAATACGGATCTTGATAAAGTTTGGTTAGTGGTTTCTCCACAAAACCCGCTAAAGCCTTCGGGGTCATTATTGAATGAACATACCCGCTTTCATCTGGTGGAGCTGGCAATTAAGGATGAACCCAAATTAAGAGCGAGCAATATCGAATTTTCTCTGCCCAGGCCTTCTTTTACCATAGATACATTGACTTATCTGGGGGAAAAATTTCCTACCCAGGAGTTTACCATCATAATGGGGAGTGATAGTTTTAAAAATATCACCCGTTGGAAGAACTATCAGCAGATCGTCAAGAATTATCCTATCTGCGTATATCTGCGTCCTGGCCACGAAGTGACGGAAACATATGGTGCGCATGTGGAAATACTGAAGGCGCCGATGCTTGATATTTCTTCAACAGATATCCGTCAGTATGTGCAGGAAGGCAAGCCTATCCGGTACATGGTGCCAGATAATGTGGCTGCCTATATTGCTGAGAATAACTACTATAAATAGATCAGTGTTTAATGCGCACTTCCCGCTTTTTAGTAAAGAACTCATTAGAGTAAATATCTAATAGCAGGATAAACATAGAGATCAGCAATGGCCCGAATATCAATCCTATAAATCCAAAGAGATTCACACCTATAAGTACACCGAATACCGTGATCAGAGGATGTACATCTCCTATTCTTTTAGCCAGCACAAACCTGAATATATTATCAGAAGTACCTACCACAGCAAATCCATATACCAGTACACCGATGCCCTGCCAGGTCATGCCAGTGCCTAGCAGATAAAGCCCCATCGGAACATATACAGCTGCCGCACCGACTACCGGCAACATAGCTGTGAAGCAGGTAACTGCAAACCAGAACATAGGTTGAGGTACCTGGAAAATAAAGTAGCCTATCAGCGAGACGATTCCCTGGATAACGGCAATGGCTGGTATACCTACCGCATTGGCAACCACAAGTTTCTGAAATTCAGTGCCCAGCCGTAGCACGTTTTCATCTTTCAGTGGAATATATTCATATAGCCAGGCTTCCATCTTACGACCGTTTACCAGCATAAAATACAGAATGAAATAAAGTATAGCGATGGCAGTTAGTGTGTTGAAGGTTGCACCCAGCAATGTGGGGAGGACAGCCGTCAGGTATTCCTGCAGTTTTTCAAGTTTTACCTGCGACATCACATCAATATTCGTGGACTGCTTTATCCGTAAATTGAATTGCTCAAGTCCCTGCACAAGTTCCTGGGAATGAGATACCGCGTAGCCGATCTTGTCTGTTAGCATATTAATAAGTAAACCGAAAGGCAGCAGAATAATGATGAAAGACATGAACATAAGTATACCGGCAGCAAGGCTCTTTTTCCAGTTACGTTGTTCTACCAGCCGGAACATATATTTCCGACTTAGTACATACATGGTAACAGCGCCTAAAAATCCGGGGAGAAAAGTATACAACTCTCTAAATAGCACGTATGCCAGTAGGAGAATGATAAGAAGAAAGCTGACTTGTTTTATTTGTTGGTTGTCTATTACGCTCATGAGGTTAAAGGTTATTCTGCCATTTTGGTAGCGGTTTCGCAAATCGATATAACTAACCTGCAAAAAGAGTACCGTTCGCAGCAATAGTGCCAGTTGATAGAAATCTAAACTATTACAGCTGCTAAAGTGTTTAGACAGTGCAGGTTATTGATCATGTATCAGTAATAGATCATTTTTCTTTAACAGTTATTCTCACTTAAATGTAATTATTGGAATAATGTTTGTTCCCTGTACAGTACGATTGTTAAAATCATTTGTTCACTTTTAAAACTTTATTTTATGGCAAGCAACGGTTCAAAAGCAGTTGTATCATTCATTGTAGGTGCAGCAGTTGGTGTAGCAGTAGGCTACTTCCTGAACTCTGACAAGAAAGATGAACTGGTAGACAAGCTGAAATATCAGGCAGATAAGCTGAAAGACAAGTTCAAGAAAAAGAAGGAACAATATGAGGATGCTTTGGAAAATGAGTTAGCATAATCTTGCTTGTTGCACAAAAAATATTTGCATGGAAGATAATTTCAGCAATTACTTCAATCAGACCGGTAAGGTTGCCAAAGAATATCTGGAAACCAGATTGGACCTGATTAAGCTTCAGGCAGCAGGAAAGCTATCGAAAGCCTTAGGGCTTTTCTTCTCACTGATACTGGCTTTCCTGCTGTTCTTTTTTGTTATTGTATTCCTTGGCATGGTGCTGGGATTCTGGATAGGTGAAATGACCAACAGTTTTACGTTAGGATTTTCCTGCTCAGCAGGTCTATTCGTGGTACTGCTGGGTATATTGCTCGCATTCCGGAAACCACTTATTCAGGTGCCATTATCCAACTTGCTTATCAAAGAGCTGTTGAATGAAATGGATATGGATGATTCCGACAGGGACAATGAGAAAAAAGTGAAAGAAGCTGAAACAGGTAACAGGTCTGAGGAGGAAGAAGAAGAATTGTACGAACAACTATAACAATGTTGAAAGCATTAATGATAAACCTTTACACATGCCCAAGGTGAAAGTAACGAACACCGATCTGTTACAAAAGGAAATCAACCGTCTGAAAAAACGTTCCCGCGCATTGGAAAATGAGTTAGGAGACAGGCTTGATCATTTCAAAGGTAATTATGGGAAGATGGCATTAAACTCTGTGATCCCAGGAAGCGCGAAAGGCGC
The DNA window shown above is from Chitinophaga agri and carries:
- a CDS encoding YtxH domain-containing protein, coding for MASNGSKAVVSFIVGAAVGVAVGYFLNSDKKDELVDKLKYQADKLKDKFKKKKEQYEDALENELA
- the nadD gene encoding nicotinate (nicotinamide) nucleotide adenylyltransferase, translating into MSLLFTTFTLKKQGMKIGLYFGSFNPIHTGHLIIANYVAYNTDLDKVWLVVSPQNPLKPSGSLLNEHTRFHLVELAIKDEPKLRASNIEFSLPRPSFTIDTLTYLGEKFPTQEFTIIMGSDSFKNITRWKNYQQIVKNYPICVYLRPGHEVTETYGAHVEILKAPMLDISSTDIRQYVQEGKPIRYMVPDNVAAYIAENNYYK
- a CDS encoding AI-2E family transporter, whose translation is MSVIDNQQIKQVSFLLIILLLAYVLFRELYTFLPGFLGAVTMYVLSRKYMFRLVEQRNWKKSLAAGILMFMSFIIILLPFGLLINMLTDKIGYAVSHSQELVQGLEQFNLRIKQSTNIDVMSQVKLEKLQEYLTAVLPTLLGATFNTLTAIAILYFILYFMLVNGRKMEAWLYEYIPLKDENVLRLGTEFQKLVVANAVGIPAIAVIQGIVSLIGYFIFQVPQPMFWFAVTCFTAMLPVVGAAAVYVPMGLYLLGTGMTWQGIGVLVYGFAVVGTSDNIFRFVLAKRIGDVHPLITVFGVLIGVNLFGFIGLIFGPLLISMFILLLDIYSNEFFTKKREVRIKH
- the paaD gene encoding 1,2-phenylacetyl-CoA epoxidase subunit PaaD; its protein translation is MQTITTLQAVYNALEHVMDPEIPVLNVLELGMITDVKIDLEGVHIKMIPTFSACPAIDLIRENITNTVERELQMPAIVTVDKEVNWNSNRLSEEAKEKLRNYGIAAPVRHEGDVSLDLLEKANCPHCGSESTYLRSPFGSALCRALHVCRQCGMMFEQFKPL
- the paaC gene encoding 1,2-phenylacetyl-CoA epoxidase subunit PaaC, producing MQLQQALPELLTKIADDELIIGHRNSEWTGLGPVMEEDIAFSSMAQDKIGHAWALYRILQEHFGGGDPDHFAFMRQAGEYKCCHFVELPIGSYEFSLMRHFLFDHAETVRYQSFAQSSFVPLQQLAGKIKGELKYHTLHADAWILQLCTAGEDSRQRMQHALDQCFQLAGGIFEPGAGEALLIAEKVYPGEEALCEQWLKNISHVIEKAGLRLPQMTTPVYGGRTGQHTQHLQQLLNEMGEVFRLDPEATW